Within Borrelia sp. A-FGy1, the genomic segment TTGCATACGAGCCTTAGTTAGTGAATTTCTTTCAAGCTCAACTCGCCTATCAATCTCCTCACGTGGCATAATATCAGGAAGTTTCCTGTAAGCTTCCTTTAGCCTCTTGTACTCCTCTTGTGGAATTGTAATGGTGTTGTCTTTTTGAAAAGAAGAGGGGACAGCAAGTCCAGAGCTTGTATTACCTGCAGGCTCTCTTCCCTTTTCTTTAGGAATAGCTTGGCTAAATTCCTTGCTACTTGATGCATCTAGCTCATCATTAGTTTCTTGCTCTTGTGTTTGCATCTAAATCTCCTTTTGTTAAGTTTATTAGCTACATAAAAATAATTTTACTCTAATTCATAACACCCTCCCTACTACTCATTTGCTATATAGGCAGCAAATTGTTTTTCAATCTCAGAAAAGAGGTTACTATTACCTAAAGACTTGGCTTTCTCCAGTAGGTCTAGGTATGCTCCTAGAGTGCGGGCATGTTTCTCATCAATGTCTGCTTGCTCCTTCTGACTAACTGGCTTTAGTGCTTTAAAGCTCCAATTTGACTCTAGATGACATTTATCTAGTACTTGATTGATAAAGGGAGCTACCATTAATCTTGATATCTGATCAATGTTTAGATAGAATATGTCATAATTACTAATACTTGCATCCCCTGCAGGCGATACTGGATACAAGATTTCTTTAGGTATTCCTGAGTGAAGTGTTATATCTGATACGATAATCTCAAAGGCATCCCGCAATGGACTAACAGATCTAACTACGTTAGAAACATCATCTTCTCTCCCTAGGATCATCATCTTATGAGAAGCAGCATCAAGAGCCCCATCAACATTTCGCTTAATTTCAGCTAAATCATGTGCAGTCATATCTTTTACAGATGGAAGTGTGGCTGATTTTAGAAAAGTAAAATTATTAACTCGCAGGAAACACACAGTTTCTGCTAAAAGCTCACTCATTATTTTGCTACTCTTTCTTAAAGAATCAAAATTTAGAAAAGAGGAGCTCATCTTTACTACTCTTGTAGGATGAATATCTTCACGCTTACTATCAAAAGCACACCATACTTGGCCAAATTCTTGAGTTAGCACAGAAAAGTCATCCCGCAATGGTTTACTAGCATCATCTGAATCAGCAATAATTATATGAAAAAAACTCTCACCTGATAGTATTGCCTTATATACCATGTGCTTAATTACTGCTCTAAAGTTCTTGTTAAATAAAACATCTAGACCATCTCCCTTGTTGTTATAAATGTCTCTTGATGCTGCAAATCCAGCATAAATTTCTGCTACCTGCTCAAAAAGCCTTAGCGAATCTGCACTCTCCTCCGTAGCACTGCTTAGAGGAAACATAGAAAACCTAGCGTTACTCTTCTTCTTTTTCTCTAAAAATTTGAGCCTAAACACAAAAATATCTCCTTCTCTTCTCTTTTAGGCAAAAAGGGAGACTACATTTAGAAAAGCTGGGATATACTCAAGGTCTTGCTGCATCACAAGATTTGTTGAGCCTACATCTTGACTTAAAGAAGTCTCATCATAATAATATTCAGTATTGCTAAATTCAGTAATCACATCTTCTGTTTGCTGGTCCTTAAGAACATACAAATTACTAGGAAGCAGGTAGTCTGATAATGCGTAAAGATTTCTAGCCCTAGCAAGTAATGCACCTCTACCTAGTTTTGAGAATGCATACTGAAGCTCAGCTCTACTACTTGGAAGAACAAAAGTACCTCTAAACTGATCTGCCTGACTTGCATAGTCTTGTCTTGTAAGTAAAACTTTGCTTGCTGCATTAGTAACAACTGTTATTGGAAGATAGAGCAGCCTTCCTAGAAGTACTTCAAGAAAAACAATTCTATTTCCCCTAACATGAACCCCAGTGTAGAAACTACCTGTTGCTCTTTGCAGGAAAGACGCATCACAAGTTGAGAAATCCTTAATAAGTCTTGCTGTTTGAAAATCAAATTCTTCTCCTAGTACCTCAATTCTATATCCAATGTCATTGCCATGATATGCAAGTCTTTGCTGAGCAAGCCATGACTTGATATTGCCCCCATTTAAAAACGGGTTATCCTTATAAGTTGAGCGGATTACGCATAAGGAAGGGTCTTCTTGGTTTGCTATGTAACGCTTGTAAAGCCAGTGTGAACGTGGTACAGGATTACTAGACATGTATACCCTACAGCCTCTCTCTCTTAGAGTAGGCAGTAATTTTTCAATATCCTTATCGCTAAACTGATTTGCTTCCTCTATCCACAAGTCCTTAAAGTGTGCGTATGATTTAAGGTCAGTCGTATCATGTCCTCCTTCAAACACAAAAGCACGCT encodes:
- a CDS encoding phage portal protein; the protein is MFRLKFLEKKKKSNARFSMFPLSSATEESADSLRLFEQVAEIYAGFAASRDIYNNKGDGLDVLFNKNFRAVIKHMVYKAILSGESFFHIIIADSDDASKPLRDDFSVLTQEFGQVWCAFDSKREDIHPTRVVKMSSSFLNFDSLRKSSKIMSELLAETVCFLRVNNFTFLKSATLPSVKDMTAHDLAEIKRNVDGALDAASHKMMILGREDDVSNVVRSVSPLRDAFEIIVSDITLHSGIPKEILYPVSPAGDASISNYDIFYLNIDQISRLMVAPFINQVLDKCHLESNWSFKALKPVSQKEQADIDEKHARTLGAYLDLLEKAKSLGNSNLFSEIEKQFAAYIANE
- a CDS encoding PBSX family phage terminase large subunit; translated protein: MIEFKRLPVYYQAYKRKPEASIYIYYSSRGTGKTYDIATVNLERKFSASGGDTLAIRKKKNKTLESIHKEILELLDRYSLRRRFTISKARIQTKDLVFGKKRAFVFEGGHDTTDLKSYAHFKDLWIEEANQFSDKDIEKLLPTLRERGCRVYMSSNPVPRSHWLYKRYIANQEDPSLCVIRSTYKDNPFLNGGNIKSWLAQQRLAYHGNDIGYRIEVLGEEFDFQTARLIKDFSTCDASFLQRATGSFYTGVHVRGNRIVFLEVLLGRLLYLPITVVTNAASKVLLTRQDYASQADQFRGTFVLPSSRAELQYAFSKLGRGALLARARNLYALSDYLLPSNLYVLKDQQTEDVITEFSNTEYYYDETSLSQDVGSTNLVMQQDLEYIPAFLNVVSLFA